One genomic window of Paraburkholderia acidiphila includes the following:
- a CDS encoding IclR family transcriptional regulator, with protein sequence MSDTHPDPKTSIQVIERMMRLLDALAAHSDPVSLKELAQRTELHPSTAHRILNDMVSCRLVDRSDPGTYRLGMRLLELGNLVKARLSVRDAALTPMRELHRLTGQTVNLSVRQGDEIVYIERAYSERSGMQVVRAIGGRAPLHLTSVGKLFLAADEANRVRAYATRTGLSGHTRNSITDLGRLERELAHVRQQFCARDNEELELGVRCIAAGIYDDTGKLVAGLSLSAPADRLQDSWLGQLSKTALTISESLGYHPEPAEGNVQPA encoded by the coding sequence ATGAGCGACACCCATCCAGATCCGAAGACCTCGATTCAGGTGATCGAGCGCATGATGCGCCTGCTGGACGCGCTGGCCGCGCACAGCGACCCTGTCAGCCTGAAGGAACTTGCGCAGCGCACCGAACTGCATCCTTCGACTGCGCACCGCATCCTGAACGATATGGTGAGCTGCCGTCTCGTCGACCGCTCCGATCCGGGCACCTACCGGCTTGGCATGCGGCTGCTCGAACTCGGTAACCTCGTGAAAGCGCGGCTTTCCGTGCGCGACGCGGCGCTCACGCCGATGCGCGAACTGCACCGCCTCACGGGCCAGACCGTCAACCTCTCCGTGCGCCAGGGCGACGAAATCGTCTATATCGAACGCGCCTATTCGGAACGCTCGGGCATGCAGGTGGTGCGCGCCATTGGCGGCCGGGCCCCGCTGCACCTCACTTCGGTCGGCAAGCTCTTTCTCGCCGCCGACGAAGCGAACCGCGTGCGCGCCTACGCCACGCGCACCGGCCTTTCGGGCCACACGCGCAACAGCATTACCGACCTCGGACGGCTCGAGCGCGAACTCGCCCACGTACGCCAGCAATTCTGTGCACGTGACAACGAGGAGCTCGAACTGGGCGTACGCTGCATTGCTGCCGGCATCTACGACGACACCGGTAAGCTCGTTGCGGGTCTTTCGCTTTCCGCGCCTGCGGACCGGCTGCAAGATTCGTGGCTAGGCCAGTTGAGCAAGACGGCGCTCACGATTTCGGAATCGCTGGGCTACCACCCGGAGCCCGCTGAAGGCAACGTGCAGCCCGCGTGA
- a CDS encoding helix-turn-helix transcriptional regulator gives MDYLFTLKYQLAAEDSDHEALVERLAAAGCDDATIGVGLPGRIALTFTRDSANAWSAIYSALQDVKEAVPGARLVEAAPDFVGLTDAADLTGMSRQNMRKLMLGHAQEFPQPVHEGNPSLWHLGDILAWLMERDGYSIDSALLETARTAKQVNLAKEARHLDTKLNRKLDELVA, from the coding sequence ATGGATTATCTGTTCACTCTCAAGTACCAACTGGCAGCCGAAGACAGCGATCATGAAGCGCTCGTGGAGCGCCTGGCGGCTGCAGGCTGCGACGACGCGACGATCGGTGTGGGCTTGCCGGGCCGAATCGCGCTGACATTCACGCGCGACAGCGCAAATGCATGGTCGGCAATCTATTCGGCGCTGCAGGACGTGAAGGAGGCGGTGCCTGGCGCGCGCCTCGTGGAAGCCGCGCCAGATTTCGTCGGCCTGACCGATGCCGCCGACTTGACCGGCATGTCGCGCCAGAACATGCGTAAGCTGATGCTCGGACACGCGCAGGAATTTCCCCAGCCCGTGCACGAGGGCAATCCGTCGCTATGGCATCTTGGCGACATCCTCGCATGGCTGATGGAGCGCGACGGATACAGCATCGACTCGGCGCTGCTGGAAACGGCGCGAACGGCAAAGCAGGTGAATCTGGCAAAAGAAGCGCGCCACCTCGACACCAAGCTGAACCGGAAGCTCGACGAACTGGTGGCGTGA
- a CDS encoding (Fe-S)-binding protein has protein sequence MRVGLFVTCLIDTMRPEIGFSTLKLLEEAGYEVVVPPAQTCCGQPAYNSGERALARDLAEKTLREFEQFDYLVVPSGSCGGMIGVHYGDLFRDDPELMARYGKLRERVYELTDFLVNVAKVTLPQGEFSGPVTYHDSCSGLRELGVKAQPRALLAQRGVEVHEMKDCEHCCGFGGTFAVKYGDISTAIADEKCANVQASGTGAVVLGDLGCMLNIEGRLRRTGDTTTRVLHIAQVLAGDV, from the coding sequence ATGCGAGTCGGGTTGTTCGTCACGTGCCTTATCGACACGATGCGTCCGGAAATTGGTTTTTCGACGCTGAAATTGCTCGAAGAGGCAGGCTATGAAGTCGTCGTGCCGCCTGCGCAAACCTGCTGCGGCCAGCCTGCCTACAACTCAGGCGAGCGCGCGCTCGCGCGCGATCTCGCGGAAAAGACCCTGCGCGAATTCGAGCAGTTCGACTATCTCGTCGTCCCATCGGGGTCTTGTGGCGGCATGATCGGTGTGCACTACGGCGACCTGTTCCGCGACGATCCGGAATTGATGGCGCGCTACGGCAAGCTGCGCGAGCGTGTCTACGAACTTACGGATTTCCTCGTCAACGTCGCGAAGGTCACGCTGCCGCAAGGGGAGTTCAGCGGACCGGTGACTTACCACGACTCGTGCTCGGGCCTGCGCGAACTGGGCGTGAAGGCGCAGCCGCGCGCATTGCTCGCCCAGCGCGGCGTCGAAGTCCATGAGATGAAGGATTGCGAGCACTGCTGTGGCTTCGGTGGCACCTTTGCCGTGAAGTACGGTGACATCTCGACGGCCATCGCCGACGAAAAATGCGCCAATGTACAGGCAAGCGGGACCGGTGCCGTGGTGCTCGGCGACCTCGGCTGCATGCTGAATATCGAAGGCCGCTTGCGCCGCACCGGGGACACCACCACGCGCGTGCTGCACATCGCCCAGGTGCTGGCGGGGGACGTGTGA